The genomic segment CCCGGCTCAGATGGTGCCGAATCGCTTCCGCGAACTCGCGGATGTGAATCTCCGACGCATAGGTGCGATGGCGGCGCTCAGGCGGGTCCATCGTCTCCGCGGCTTCCGTGCCGGACACGGCCGGCGAATGCACCATCAAATGAATATCGGCCGGCTCCACCGAGTCCGCGATGACCGCGCGAGCCGCGGTGAGATGCGACTTGATGCTCTCGGCCAAACTGCGATCCTCGTACTTCGGAATGCAGAACGGCCCTTTTGTGGAGGAATATCGGATACGGAACAACGGCGTATACGACTTGGTCTCGCAAAACAGCCGCGCGAACAGCGTGCAGCCGATCTCGTCGGCGCCCGGATAAACGTGAACCTTGGCGGCCAAAGACAGCCGGTCTACGAGCGCGGCAATTCGGCGCTGATCTACGGAGGTGTGGCCGTATTCGGCATTGTCGTCGAGCGGGATGATCAGAAAATCGATGATCCCCTCCGCGGCGAGCTCAATCGTACGGACGTTAACAGCGTGATTGATACGTCGGCGGTTAAGGAAGTCATCCTGGACCTCAGCCGGCACGACGGCACGCAGATTCGCCAGATCCTTGAGGAGCTCGTCTTCGGCAGAAGGGACAGGGGTTGAGGCCGGGCTGGCCGAATGGAAGCCGGCCGCGGGAGTCGCTTCGCGGTCCAGCATATCCGTCAGCTTGCCGATGCGGCAAAGCTCGCTGCCGTACTCGGCATAATAATCGGGCTCTTCTTCGCTGCTGGAGTAGGCAGGCGCGCGCGTTATCAGGTTAAAGGCATAGAGGCGGAGGTCGGGCTTCGCCCGTTTGAGCTCGCGCAGCGCATCGAGCCGCGCGAGGCAGATATCGAGGGAGAGATGATGGAGTCTCGAGGGGACGATCCCGCCGTATACGAGCATATCGACGGAAATAATGGCTTGATCCGCATGTCTCGCATGGTCGGCGAGCCAACGGGCGATCGCGGGGACGTCCCCCGGCGTCTTT from the Cohnella hashimotonis genome contains:
- a CDS encoding DUF4127 family protein gives rise to the protein MTNVLYLPLDERPCNYRYPLALAEMTDLTVTAPAASLLGRKKTPGDVPAIARWLADHARHADQAIISVDMLVYGGIVPSRLHHLSLDICLARLDALRELKRAKPDLRLYAFNLITRAPAYSSSEEEPDYYAEYGSELCRIGKLTDMLDREATPAAGFHSASPASTPVPSAEDELLKDLANLRAVVPAEVQDDFLNRRRINHAVNVRTIELAAEGIIDFLIIPLDDNAEYGHTSVDQRRIAALVDRLSLAAKVHVYPGADEIGCTLFARLFCETKSYTPLFRIRYSSTKGPFCIPKYEDRSLAESIKSHLTAARAVIADSVEPADIHLMVHSPAVSGTEAAETMDPPERRHRTYASEIHIREFAEAIRHHLSRGRLVALADVALSNGGDQSLMRLLGQEGLLEGITAYAAWNTSGNALGTVISHAIIESYYRDRPEESDEARRDRSRLYYAYRLLEDWGYQSVVREDVCREELPGLDAEYFRISHVQPRIEASIVRRLEQFSKTYMPFFGVLSISDLTLPWNRMFEVGFRVERTSEKDPA